A part of Arachis hypogaea cultivar Tifrunner chromosome 12, arahy.Tifrunner.gnm2.J5K5, whole genome shotgun sequence genomic DNA contains:
- the LOC112727101 gene encoding uncharacterized protein: protein MNTKTMRLPPRRVLTPSGPKRKEREDPFERPKPITTTTSSKLLKPDRPTPRPVLEPITTTTPTAAATSPSTSSPSSVKGFESTTPSNQLLAGFLAHEYLTKGTLLGQPWAQSWPESPIVAEKEDCSEKGGAATTTATTASKVCRETEEQRERYAKVASLFKCDGVHLPGVVNPAQLARYLHL from the coding sequence ATGAATACCAAAACGATGCGCCTCCCCCCTCGTCGCGTGCTGACACCTAGTGGACCTAAACGAAAAGAGAGAGAAGACCCGTTTGAAAGGCCCAAGCCCATAACCACAACAACCTCATCGAAATTACTTAAGCCAGACAGGCCCACACCTCGGCCCGTTTTAGAGCCCATCACCACAACAACACCAACAGCAGCAGCTACATCCCCATCAACATCAAGCCCAAGCAGCGTCAAGGGTTTTGAATCGACAACTCCGTCTAATCAATTATTAGCTGGGTTCCTGGCCCACGAGTATCTCACCAAAGGGACCCTCCTGGGCCAACCGTGGGCCCAATCCTGGCCCGAAAGCCCAATTGTAGCGGAGAAAGAGGACTGCAGCGAGAAAGGAGGAGCGGCTACGACGACGGCGACAACAGCCTCCAAAGTGTGCCGTGAGACGGAGGAGCAGAGGGAAAGGTACGCGAAAGTAGCGAGCCTGTTCAAGTGCGACGGGGTCCACCTTCCTGGAGTGGTGAACCCTGCCCAGCTGGCTCGCTACTTACACTTGTGA